In Streptomyces pluripotens, the genomic window CCACGCAGCGTTCCAGTGACCGGTGCCAGCGCGCCGGGCACAGACATCCGGTCTCGGTCCGAGGCGCGTTGCGGAGGTGCATCACGGTGGGACACGAGGGCTTTCTGCTGCTGGCGCAGATGTCGCAAGCCGCACCAGGTCAGAAGGCCCCCACCCGTTTCAGGACCGATCTGCCGTGAAGCCGGTCACCGACCACGACCTCCTGGTACGGAACATCCAGGACGCCGCGGACCGGTGTCAGGACGTCTCGGCACGGACGATCACGACCGGGCAGCTCGCGTGGTGCGACACGTGCTGGCTGACAGAACCGAGGAGGGCGCTCGCGAACCCTCCCCTACCCCGGCTACCGACAACCAGGACCTCTGCTCCTTCGGCGGCGCGCAGCAGCACCTCGGCCGGATTGCCGTGCGCCAGGAATTCCCGGACCTTGCTGGCCGCGTCCGCGCCGAGCACGTCGGCCAGTTCCTTCCGCATCCGCCGCCGGGCCTCCTCCTCGTCGACATCCATGTCGACGGCCGGCGCCGACCATCCGTACAGGCCCGGCAGCTCCCAGGCCGCGACCGCGTCCACGGTGCCGCCGGCCAGGTCGGCGTAGCGCACGGCCCAGCGCAGTGCCGCGTACGAGGACGGTGACCCGTCGACGCCAACCACGACCCGCGGCTTGGAGACATCCTTGTCCATCTGTGCCACCTCTCCTACAGCTCGGCCACCCCGTCGTTCTCCCCTCTTCGCTTCCACGCTGCACGCGGGACAGCCATCTCGCCAGAGCAGACTCGCCCGAGCAGCCGCTCGCGGTGCCCGACGCGGCCCGTGCCACCGGGCAGCGGTACGGGGGTTCCGTCGTGGTCCCCTCGGTCCCGGTGAACGCCGATCGTGCCGGCCGGGCCGGCTTGACACGCGGTCATTGGGCCAGCGTCAGACGAACCGTCTCCCCCGGCTGGACCCGGACGGAGCGGTCGGCCAACTGGACGTCGATCGGCTGGCGGTCGGACGGGGGCACGGTGATCTCCATGCGCTTGTGCCGCAGGCGCAGCCGCACGCCCCAGTGCCCCTGGTAGCGGATGACGAACCCGTAGGACGACAGCTCGGGCACCGGCACGGGATCCAGCCACAGGGCTCCTGACCTGGTCTCCAGGCCGGGCAGTCCCCGTTGCACGAGGTCGAGCGTGCCGGCCATGGCTCCGAGATGGATGCCTTCGCCCGTGGTGCCGCCCTGCAGGTCGGCGATGTCGCCGCGCAGGGCCTCCTGGCAGAACACCCACGCGCCCGCCCGGCGGGCGCGGGCCAGCACCCAGCCGTGGACCAGACCGCTCAGGGTGGAACCGTGGCTGGTGCGGGCCAGGTAGTAGTCGACGGTCCGCGACCAGATCCCCTCGTCCAGTCGGTAGCCCAACTGTCCGAAGAGCGAGCGGAGCTCGGACGGTGAGAACAGGTACCCCAGCATGAGCACGTCGGCCTGCTTGGACGCCTTGTAGCGGTTGACGGTGTCGCCCTCCGCCTCCAGTATGCGATCCAGGCGGCGGATGTCGGCGTACCGTTCGCGATAGCCGTCCCAGTCCAGTTCCGCAAGGTCTCCGTAGCCGTTGAACTGGCTGATGACACCGTCGTGGAAGGGCACGTACATCCGGTGGGAGACCTCCTCCCAGTGGGCGAGCTCAGTCCCGTCCAGCCCGGTCCGCTCGGCGAGTTCCAGATGGCGCGGCTCCGGGAGAGCGCGCAGCACCTCCCGCGCCCGGGCGAGCACCCAAGCAGCCGTGACGTTGGTGTAGGCGTTGTCGTCCAGTCCGGGCTCCGCGGCGCCCGGGTAGGAGTCGTGGTACTCGTCGGGGCCCATCACGCCCCGGATCCGGTAGCGGTCCAGACGCTCGTCGTAAGTGGCCGAGTCCGCCCAGAACCGGGCGATCTGGAGCAGCATCTCGGCACCCTTGGTGTGCAGGAACCCGGTGTCCCCGCTCGCTTCGCAGTACTGCCACACGTTGTAGGCGATCGCCGAGCCCACATGGCGCTGGAGTTGGGAGTTGTCGGGCAGCCAGCGCCCCGAGCGCGGGTTGAGGTGCAGTGTCTGCGTTTCCTCGCGTCCGTCGCTGCCGCTCTGCCACGGATAGAGGGCGCCGCGCCTGCCGATGGTGCGCGCCGCCGCGCAGGCTCGTTCCAGGCGCCGGTGCCGGTACTCCAGCAAGGCCCGGGAGACCTCCGGGAAGTGCAGATCGAGGTAGCGCAGGACGAACAGCTCGTCCCAGAAGATGTGGCCGCGGTAAGCCTCGCCGTGCAGCCCCCGGGCCGGCACACCCACATCGAGTTCGGCGGTGTGCGGGGAGAGGGTCTGCAGCACGTGGAACAGGTGCAGACGCAGGATGCGGCCCGGCTCTCCGGGGACGTCGATGTCGGCTCGGCGCCACATCTGTCCCCAGGCCGTCCGGTGTGTCCGCAGGAGTTCGCTGAAGCCGGGAGCCGTCCCCACGCGGTCGAGTGCGGCACGCAGGGGATCGCTGATGGCCGGGTCCCGCGAGGTGTGCAGGGCGATGGTCTTGTCGATGGTGACCGTCCGGCGGGGGCTCAGTTCCAGCCGTCCCTCCTGTACCGCGCGTACACCCTCGTCGCGATAGCGGAGGGTGAGGTCCGCGTCGGCCGTCAGCCGGCCGGCCATCCCGACGCGGATGTCCGACGTGCGGGTCCGGCAGCGCAACCAGACGGTGTCCGCCGGCACGGCGCCGGTGTGCACGTCGGTCAGGTGGTGGTTTTCGAGATCCCCGTAGCGTCTGACCCCCTGGTTGGCGACGCCCCCGTCGAGCGCCGCCTCGATGTCGAGCACCATCGCGGCGTCCTCCGCGGTGACCTCGGTGCGCAGTACGGCCAGGTGCGGATCGGCCATGTGGACGATCCGCACCTGGCGGACGGACAGCGCCCGTCCGTCCGCGAGCCGGTAACGGGTCCGGCGCTCCAGCACACCCGTCTCAAGGTGCAGTACGTGCCCGTGGCCGAGGACCGTCGCGGTCCGGGGGGTGAGCCACGGCCCGTCGACGGGCCGGAAGCGGAGGACGAGCCAGTTCGGCAGGTTGACCATGTCCTCGTTCTCGACGAAGCGGCCGGCGACGTGCGAGGTGAGCCGGTTGTAGCACCCGGCGACGTAGGTGCCCGGATAGTGCGCATCGTCCGCGGCACACTCGGGCAGCGCGCCACGCGTGGCGACATATCCGTTACCGAGCGTGCACAGTGATTCCCGTAGGCGCTCGCCCTCGGGCTGGTAACCGTCATACTGCCAGGTCCAGGGCGTGGCCGCGGTTGACTTCCCGGCAGGGCCTGCCGTATTCATCGCCTGCTCGTCGGCCGGAACTCTCACGGCCGCTGCGGTACGACCGCGACCGGACACTGCGCGTGGTGCAGCAGGCTGTGGCCCACCCGGCCGAGGTGGAGGCCGAGGTGGCTCGTCCTGCGATGCGTCCCGATGATCACGAGGTCGGCGGCCGCTGACCGCTCCACGAGGATCTTGCCCGCCGGTCCCTCCAATGCCGAACGGCGGGTCCGGACGCCCGGATGCTCGGCGATCGCGTCCGCGAGCAGCGTGCCGAGCAGCGCCGAGGCCCGCTCCTCGTCTGCGTTCTCCGGTTCACCGGCCCGCGCTCGAAGGCCGCCGCCCGCCTCGTAGGCGGGGCGCCGCCAGGCACGGACCACATCCAACGTGCAGTCACGCGCCTGGGCCTCTCGGAAGGCGAACCGCACGGCCTCGGTGCTCGTGTCGGCATCTCCCAGGCCCAACAGGATCCGCCCGTGTGTACCGCCCACACCCGCCTGATCACCTCGGACCACCACCACCGGGCAGTGCGCCCGGGCGGCGACGGCCAGACCGACCGACCCGAGGAGGAGACCCTTGAGCTGCCCGCGCCCGCGTGAGCCCGTCACCAGCGCCGACGCCTCGTCGCCCGCACGCACGAGAGCGGCTGCGGCGTCCTCTGCGACCACGTCCGTGGTGACCTTCACGTCAGGGTTGCGCCGCTGGGCGCGGTCGGCCGCGGAGGCCACGATGTGCTCGGCCAATACCTGCTCGGAGGGACGCCCCACGCCTGTGCCCGGCAGCGCGCCGTCGTAACGTTCCCAGAGGGAGGCGTAGAGGAGCCTCACGGGTAGACCGTGGCGGACGGCTTCGTCCACCGCCCAGTCGACGGCCTGCAGGCACGAGTCCGATCCGTCGACGCCCACGACCAGAGGGAGTGTCATCGTCCCCACCGCCTTTCCTGGGCTGCCACGTCGTACAGCGCATGGGGCTGGTTCCACCGTCGCACTGCGCCGCGCGGGGGTGCGAGGGGCCCTTCGGCCCCCTTCGGAGTTTTCTCCCCCATCCGGTGCCACCGGTGAGGCCGGGTGGAGAAGCGGTGCGGTCGTGTGGGGCCGGCCCTCGTCAGCCGCCGGTGGGTGAGGGCCGAGCGTCGTCCGTGCGGTACGCGATGTGCCCGGAGACCGAGACCACACCGTCCACGCCACGGCACAGTTGCTCGACCACGGGGACCAGGCTGCGGAACTCCACGGAGCCACCGAGGACGACCCGTCCGTCACGCACCTCGACCGTCACCTCCGCGGGGGCGAGCCGCAGCGTGCGCCGCAACACGTCCTCGGTGATCTCGTCGCGGATGGCGTCGTCACGGCGCAGGAAGATCCGCAGCAGATCACCCCGGCTGACCATGCCCAGGAGCCGGTCCGCCTCGTCCACCACGGGCAGCCGCTTGACCTGCTGGACCTCCATGAGGCGTGCGGCTTCGACCACGTTCCAGTCCGGACGCGCGCACACCGCGGGAGCCGACATCAGTTCCTCCGCACGAGCACCCTCGGCCTTGGCCCGCTCCCAGGCCTCCAGGTGCGGTATCGGGGTCCTGCCCGACGGATCGGCCTGGTCGGCGCTCTTGCGCAGCAGGTCGGCCTCGGACACGACCCCCTGGGGCCGGTCCAGATCGTCCACCACGGGTACGGCGGTGACGTCGTTGTCCGCCAGGAGCCTGACGATCTCCTTGAACGGCGTGTCACGCCGCACCGTAACGACGTCCCGGGTCATGAGCTCCGCGACCGTTCGGTGGTGCATGGTGCCTCCCGTGTACGGGCCGTCCGCCGCGCGGGTACCGGGCTGTCGCCCCACGTTGCGGCGTGTCCGGCGCGGCAGGTCGGACACAGGACCATTCTGCGGAGCGGGCGGCGATCATGCGAGCGCACCCCGTCGGCCGTTCCGCGCCGGTCTGCGGACCGGTGCGGCAACCGCTCACGGTGCGTCGGGCCCCAGTGCGCGTCGCACGGAGGCGGCCGTGCGGGAGATCAGTCGGGGCAGGGCCGACCGCACCGGCGCGCTCAGGCCCGTGCCGAGTTCGACGTCGCTGACCTCCACGGCGTGCACCACCAACTCCGGCGGGAGCCGGTGGAGGGCTTCTGCCAGGGCGAGGCACTCCCCGAGGCCCAGGGCGTGGGTGCTCGCCGTGGCCGGCGCGTGGCCGGCGGCCTGCGCCGCCGTCAGTGTGTGCAGCCGGCCGGGCCGGGCCGGCTGTATCCGGAGCGCTTCGACCACGACGACGGTCTCCGCGCCCTGCCAGAGCCCGAGCATCCGGGCCGGTTCGCCGTCGCTGACCGCCAGTACCACGTTCTCGGGCACCTGGCCGCGCAGTGCCTCCACGACCGCGGGACCGGCGCCATCATCGCCGCGCAGCGGATTGCCCACGCCGATCACCACGACCCGGCCGTTCGCGGTCATGTGCGCTCCACCGTCAGATCGAGGAAGTGGGCGGCGCAGGAGATGCAGGGGTCGTGGTTGCGCACGGCACGCTCGCACAGGAGCGTCAGTTCCTCGTCGTCGGGGACCGGTCCGCGCCGGTCCAGACACGACTGGACGACCCGGCGCACGTCCTCCTCGATGGCCCGCTGGTTCTGGGCGGTGGGTGGAACGATGCGGGCCGCGTCGATCGTGCCGTCCTCGGCCATGCCGTAGCGGTGGTAGAGCAGTCCGCGGGGCGCCTCGGTGGCCCCCGCACCGACCGCCCTGCGGGGCGACACCTCGACGGCGGGCTGGGCGGGCGGTTCGTAGGCGTCGATGATCCGCAGGGCTTCCTCGATCGCGTGCACCACTTCCACGGCGCGCACGACGATGCTGCGGAAGGGGTTGACACGGACCGGGCCGGCCGATGCGTCCCCGAGCCCCGCGTCGCGCGCCGCCTCGGCCGCCACGGGGTGCAGCCATCGCCCGTTGACCGCGTAGCGCGCCAGCGGACCGGTCAGGTGGCGACGCCCGTCGAGGGTGGCGGTCAGGGCCGTGGAGTACGGCACCTGGTCCTCCTGGACGTGCTGCTCGAACGCGGACAGGGGAAGGTCACGCACGTCCGCGACGGTCCTCCCGCCCGCGCCCGCAGTGGTGTCCGTACTGGGGTCCGTAGTGAGGTCCGAGGCAGCCAGGACCGCCGGTGTCCCGGAGTCGATGGCGTAGCGGCCCGGATCGCACAGAGCGAGCAGGTCGTGGTCGCACACGGCGTCGGGGAACTCGAATCCCGCCACCCAACGAACCGTCTCCAGGGCCTCCTCGCGGGCCTGCCGCAGTCGTTGTGCCAGGGGGCGCAGTTCCCGGGGCTGCGG contains:
- a CDS encoding glycoside hydrolase family 65 protein, whose product is MNTAGPAGKSTAATPWTWQYDGYQPEGERLRESLCTLGNGYVATRGALPECAADDAHYPGTYVAGCYNRLTSHVAGRFVENEDMVNLPNWLVLRFRPVDGPWLTPRTATVLGHGHVLHLETGVLERRTRYRLADGRALSVRQVRIVHMADPHLAVLRTEVTAEDAAMVLDIEAALDGGVANQGVRRYGDLENHHLTDVHTGAVPADTVWLRCRTRTSDIRVGMAGRLTADADLTLRYRDEGVRAVQEGRLELSPRRTVTIDKTIALHTSRDPAISDPLRAALDRVGTAPGFSELLRTHRTAWGQMWRRADIDVPGEPGRILRLHLFHVLQTLSPHTAELDVGVPARGLHGEAYRGHIFWDELFVLRYLDLHFPEVSRALLEYRHRRLERACAAARTIGRRGALYPWQSGSDGREETQTLHLNPRSGRWLPDNSQLQRHVGSAIAYNVWQYCEASGDTGFLHTKGAEMLLQIARFWADSATYDERLDRYRIRGVMGPDEYHDSYPGAAEPGLDDNAYTNVTAAWVLARAREVLRALPEPRHLELAERTGLDGTELAHWEEVSHRMYVPFHDGVISQFNGYGDLAELDWDGYRERYADIRRLDRILEAEGDTVNRYKASKQADVLMLGYLFSPSELRSLFGQLGYRLDEGIWSRTVDYYLARTSHGSTLSGLVHGWVLARARRAGAWVFCQEALRGDIADLQGGTTGEGIHLGAMAGTLDLVQRGLPGLETRSGALWLDPVPVPELSSYGFVIRYQGHWGVRLRLRHKRMEITVPPSDRQPIDVQLADRSVRVQPGETVRLTLAQ
- a CDS encoding universal stress protein, which produces MDKDVSKPRVVVGVDGSPSSYAALRWAVRYADLAGGTVDAVAAWELPGLYGWSAPAVDMDVDEEEARRRMRKELADVLGADAASKVREFLAHGNPAEVLLRAAEGAEVLVVGSRGRGGFASALLGSVSQHVSHHASCPVVIVRAETS
- a CDS encoding universal stress protein, producing the protein MTLPLVVGVDGSDSCLQAVDWAVDEAVRHGLPVRLLYASLWERYDGALPGTGVGRPSEQVLAEHIVASAADRAQRRNPDVKVTTDVVAEDAAAALVRAGDEASALVTGSRGRGQLKGLLLGSVGLAVAARAHCPVVVVRGDQAGVGGTHGRILLGLGDADTSTEAVRFAFREAQARDCTLDVVRAWRRPAYEAGGGLRARAGEPENADEERASALLGTLLADAIAEHPGVRTRRSALEGPAGKILVERSAAADLVIIGTHRRTSHLGLHLGRVGHSLLHHAQCPVAVVPQRP
- a CDS encoding hydrogenase maturation protease, which encodes MTANGRVVVIGVGNPLRGDDGAGPAVVEALRGQVPENVVLAVSDGEPARMLGLWQGAETVVVVEALRIQPARPGRLHTLTAAQAAGHAPATASTHALGLGECLALAEALHRLPPELVVHAVEVSDVELGTGLSAPVRSALPRLISRTAASVRRALGPDAP
- a CDS encoding CBS domain-containing protein; this encodes MHHRTVAELMTRDVVTVRRDTPFKEIVRLLADNDVTAVPVVDDLDRPQGVVSEADLLRKSADQADPSGRTPIPHLEAWERAKAEGARAEELMSAPAVCARPDWNVVEAARLMEVQQVKRLPVVDEADRLLGMVSRGDLLRIFLRRDDAIRDEITEDVLRRTLRLAPAEVTVEVRDGRVVLGGSVEFRSLVPVVEQLCRGVDGVVSVSGHIAYRTDDARPSPTGG
- a CDS encoding Ni/Fe hydrogenase subunit alpha; its protein translation is MSHRATRVLRLDALARVEGEGSLHLRLHEGRVAETRLRIYEPPRFFEAFLMGRGHTEPPDITARICGICPVAYQMSACQAIEDACGVRVDGPLAELRRLLYCGEWIESHTLHIHLLHAPDFLGCPSAVEVARGHRRAVERGLRIKQTGNAILEQLGGRPIHPVNVRVGGFHRTPQPRELRPLAQRLRQAREEALETVRWVAGFEFPDAVCDHDLLALCDPGRYAIDSGTPAVLAASDLTTDPSTDTTAGAGGRTVADVRDLPLSAFEQHVQEDQVPYSTALTATLDGRRHLTGPLARYAVNGRWLHPVAAEAARDAGLGDASAGPVRVNPFRSIVVRAVEVVHAIEEALRIIDAYEPPAQPAVEVSPRRAVGAGATEAPRGLLYHRYGMAEDGTIDAARIVPPTAQNQRAIEEDVRRVVQSCLDRRGPVPDDEELTLLCERAVRNHDPCISCAAHFLDLTVERT